In Rhodothermales bacterium, the sequence CTTCATGCTCGTGAATCGCGAAGGGCGGACGTCCCTCGCCAGCGGTATCGACAACCCCTACAACCGGCTGCTGGCGGTCGATGGGAAAGTGGGGATCGGGGAGAACACGGAGGTCACGGCCTACGTGGCGCGCACGTTTTCGCCGCATCTGGACGGCGCGCAGCATGCGTTCGATGTCTCTGCCCAGCGCAACACCGAAGCTTTTTTGCTTACCCTCCAGTACAGCGAAGTGGCCGACGAATTTAACCCCGAGGTCGGCTTCCTGGCACGGCAGAGCTACCGCAAGATCAACGGGCTCGTGTTCAATCGCATCCGCCCGGATGACCTGCTCGGACTCCTCGAGATCCGCCCCCACGTCAACTACCGCGGCTACTGGGGCTTCACGGACGGGTTTCAGGAAACCGGGTATCTGCATGTCGACAGCCACTGGGAATGGCGAAGCGGCATCGAGATCCACACCGGCATGAACGTGCGGAAGGAAGGGGTGCGCGAGGATTTTGAGCTGGGAGGCGTGGCCGTGCCGGCCGACACCTACAACTGGGCGGAGACGCAGCTGGTCTTCATGACCAACGAGAGCAAGAAGGTGAGCCTCGAGGAACGCGTAAACGCCGGCGGCTTCTTCGGCGGATCGCGCCTCTCAAGCACGACGACGCTTCGCCTCCGCATCGGCAATCGGTTCAACTCGGAGTTCGCGCTCCAGCGCAACGATGTGAGCCTGCCGGCCGGCGACTTCACGAGCAACCTGCTGCGGACGCGCCTGAGCTACGCCTTCACCCCCCGCATTTTCCTGCAGAGCCTGCTCCAGTACAACGACCAGGCGGAAGTGTGGTCCGCCAACGTGCGGTTCGGCTGGCTGCAATCGTCCAATACCGGGCTCTTCCTGGTCTTCAACCAGGCGAGCGGACTCGATCTCGCGAACGACGACTACCTCCTGTACGGCTTCGGCGACCTGATCAACCGCAGCCTCACGCTGAAGTACACGCACCTGATCGATGTGTTTAAGTGAGGGTGGGATTGGATGCGGGAGGGTAGATACAGGATACGGGCAGGATGTTGGTTGTGCCCGGACGGCTGAATAGCGCATCCCAAGATCTTGCATCCTGCATCCTGCATCCCGTCCCCACCATCCCGCACCCCGCATCTAGCATCCCGCACCCCCCATCCCCCCATCCCCGCGCTGATTCGATGCATCGCGGATGACGGTTTGAAGGAATGCCCTGCGCATATTCAAGCGTACAGGGTTCATTCTTCATCTGTGGTCCCCCATGATCGACACCGCGTATTCGCTCAACTCGTTTCCGGTCGCTTCGTCGGCCTTATCGCCCCAGATCCGGTTCAAAACCCGCAAGCCGGCGGGCCGGCCGGCGGCAGCGGCGCCGCAGCACCGGGCCGTCGCCTCGCCTTCCCCGGCAGCCGCGCCCCATGCGGCCATCGGGCGTAAACCGCATCGCGGCCAGGCGACGTATTTTGTCTTCGGACTGGCCCTGCTGCTGGTTGTCGTCCAGGCCTCGGCGTGGCTGCCCCTCGAAGGGGCCGAGCTCCTTTTCGTGCGGCTGGTCCTCTTCGCCGGCGCGGCGATCTGCTTCCTGGCTTCGAGTGACAAGGCGACGCCGGCGGTTAACGTGTAACATCCGCCGGTCGAAACATAACGAACGGTCGGTCTTTAGACCATCATCACCAATCCAATCCGTCGTTATGGCTACCGTTCTCGCTAGTGTCGTCGTTATGGGGCTTGCGTTCGCGATGATCGCGACGCGCATTCTGCTCGTCAAGGACGGCGAATTCAAAGGCACCTGCAGCAGCAACAACCCGTATCTCAAGAACGAGTTGGGCGAATGCACGGTGTGCGGCAAGAAGGTCGACGAACCCTGCCAGCTCGAGACCAACTGATCGCCCTCAGGGCGCGTTCGGGGCGATAAGCGGCGCGAAGCCGCTCGTCATGTGTTCGACAAACGCGGTGTCCGCCCCGGCCGTCACCAGATACCCTTCCAGTTCATTGCGCGACTCCAGGAACGCGAGCGCGCTATCGCCCATCACCATGGCTGCCGTCGCGTAGCCGTCCGCCGTCATGCAGTCCGCCGCCACGATCGTCGCGCTGAGCAGCGTGCTGCGCGCCGGATAACCCGTCGTGGGATCGATCGTGTGGGCATATTTTTGCCCGTCGAGGACGTAGAAATTCCGATAATTGCCGGACGTGGCCATGCCGGCGTCTTCGAGCAGCACCACCGTCTGCAGCGTCCGTTCCGCGGCATCCTCTTCCGGGCGATCGATGCCCACGCGCCAGGGCCGGCCGGCCGGATGCCGTCCGCGCACGACCACTTCGCCGCCGATCTCCACGAAATAGCTGGTCACGCCCCGGGCGTCTAGATACCGTCCGACTTCATCCACGCCGTAGCCCTTCGCGATGGCGCTGAAGTCGAGATGCGCGTTCGGGATCGCCTTCCGCACATGCAGCGAGTCGGGGGTGAGCTGGAAGGCGTCGAAGCGGACGAGCGCGAGCAGGGAGTCGACGTGCTCGCGGGACATGGATTGCCGGCGCTCGGGTCCAAACCCCCAGGCCTCCACCAGCGGCCCGACGGCTGGATTGAAGGCGCCGTTTGTGGCCTCGTAGATCGAGCGGGAGGCCACGAATACGCGCCGGAAATGCGCGTCGATAGGGAAGGGGGCGCTGGTATCGTTCGAGCTGTTGAGCCGGGAGATCGTCGACGTGGGGATGTACGTCGAGAGTGACTGGTTGACGGCCGCAAGGAGCGAGTCGATGCCGGCGTGGTCGCGTTCCTGGCGCTCGGCCGGGCCGGCGTAGCGGATGCTGTAGGTGGTGCCCATCGTGCGTCCCGTCAGTTCGATCAACGGTGCGGGCGCAGGCGCGGGCGCGCAGGCGTGGATGAAGCAGAGGCCGGCGAGGAGGATGGCGTAGCGAATCATGGGGATGGCGCGGTCGGGTTGGGATCGCACAAGATAAAAAAACGAAAGGGTCGACACCGTCGACCCTTTCGATACCCGTTATACGATGGCTTCGATCAACCGAAGTCGTCGAACGCGATGTTGCTGGACGGCACCCCGAGGTTGTCGAGCATGTTCATGACGGCCTTGAGCATGAGCGGCGGGCCGCAGAGGTAATACTCGATCTCTTCCGGTTCAGGATGTTTGCTGAGGTACTCGTTCAGCACGACCTGATGGATGAACCCGACCGGGCCGGTCCAGTTATCCGACGGCAACGGCTCGGAGAGCGCGATGTGGTAGGAGAAGTTGGGGAATTTCTCTTCGATGTCCCGGAAATGATCCGTATAGAACAGTTCGCGCGTCGAGCGGCCGCCGTACCAGTAGGATACCTTGCGGTCCGTCTTGAGCGTGTGGAAGAGGTGGAAGATGTGCGAGCGGAGCGGGGCCATGCCGGCGCCGCCGCCGATGTACACCATCTCTTTGTTCGTTTCCTTGATGAAGAACTCGCCATACGGACCCGAGATCGTCACCTTGTCGCCCGGTTTGCGCGAAAAGACGAACGAGGAGCAGATGCCGGGGTTGACGTCCATCCATTGGTTCTTGGCGCGGTCCCAGGGAGGCGTCGCGATCCGGATGTTGAGCATGATGATGTTGCCCTCTGCCGGATGGTTGGCCATGGAGTACGCGCGGAAGATGGGTTCGTCGTTCTTCATCTTCAGCGTCCACAGATTGAACTTGTCCCAGTCCTCGCGGAAGCGTTCCTGGACGACCATGTCCTTGAACTCGATCTCGATGGGGGGGACGTCGATCTGGATGTAGCCGCCGGATTCGAAATGGAGCGTCTCACCCTCGGGCAGCCGGACGACGAACTCCTTGATGAAGGTCGCGACGTTGTCGTTGCTGACGACGGTGCATTCCCATTTCTTGATGCCGAAGATCTCTTCGGGCACCCGAATCTTCATGTCCTGCTTCACCTTCACCTGGCAGGCGAGGCGCCAGTTTTCCTGGGCTTCCTTGCGGCTGAGGTGGTTCATCTCGGTCGGCAGCACATCGCCGCCGCCTTCGAGCACCTGGCAACGGCACATGGCGCACGTGCCGCCGCCGCCGCAGGCCGACGGCAGGAAGATCGTCTGTTCGGCCAGCGTGGAGAGCAGCGAGGTGCCCGGCTTGATCTTCAGGGCGTGCTCGTCGTCGCCGTTGATCACGAGGGTGACGTCGCCCGAGGGCATCAGCTTCTCTTTCGCCAGGATGAGCAGACCGACCAGCACCAGGATGACGGCGACGAACGCGCCGACACTGGCGAGGGCGACCGGTAGGAGGTTGAGTAAATCCATGACTCAGTAGGTGTTGCTGATTACAATTGGATGCCGGCGAAGCTCATGAACGCGATGCCCATCAGGCCGGTGATGATGAACGCAATGCCCAGGCCGCGCAGCGGGGCGGGGATGTGGGCGTAGCGGAGCCGTTCGCGAATCGCCGCGATGGCGACGATGGCCAGGAAAAAGCCGAAGCCGGCGCCGATGCCGAAAACAGCCGATTCCGTAAACGTATACTCGCGTTCGACCATGAACAGCGCACCGCCGAGGATCGAGCAGTTCACCGTGATGAGCGGGAGGAAGATGCCCAGCGACGTATACAGCGCCGGGAAAAACCGCTCGACGATGATCTCCACCAGCTGCACCATCGAGGCGATGACCGCGATGAAGACGATGAACTGGAGGAACGAGAGGTCGACGCTCGCCAGCGACTCGGAGAACGCGCCGAGCGCGCCTTCCTTGAGCAGGAACGTATCAACCAGCCAGTTGATCGGCACGGTGATGCCGAGTACGAAGATGACCGCCAGACCGAGGCCGAAAGCCGTCTTCACGCTTTTGGAAACCGCCAGAAACGAGCACATCCCCAGGAAGTAGGCGAGGATCATGTTCTCGATGAAGGCAGATCGTATAAAGATATTGACCAGATCCATAACGAAATGAGGTCCAAGAATGGGCGATAGTGAGTCAGGAAACGTCGACGAGCTTGGCGTTGACGGATCGCTGGACCCAGATGATGATCCCGATGATGAACATGGCCGCGGCGGACGTGAGCATCACGCCGTTGTTCACGTAACCCATATCGTAGAACGCCTGCGGGATCAGCTGGAATCCGAAGAGCGAGCCCGATCCGAAGAGTTCACGGAAGAAGGCCACGACGAGCAGGATCGCGCCGTACCCGACGCCGTTGCCCAGGCCGTCCAGCAGCGAGGGCCAGGGCCGGTTGGCCATGGCGAACGCCTCGAGCCGGCCCATCACGATGCAGTTCGTGATGATGAGGCCGATGTAGACCGAGAGCTGCCGGCTGATGTCGTACACGTAGGCTTTCAGGACCTGGTCCACCAGCACCACCAGCGCCGCGATGACGGTCAACTGGACGATCATGCGGATGCGCGAGGGGATCGTGTTGCGGATCAGGGAAATCGTCAGGTTGGAAAGCCCGACGACCACCGTCACCGAAAGCGCCATGACGAAGGCCGACTTCATCTGCGTCGTCACGGCGAGCGCCGAACATACGCCCAGAATCTGGACGGTGATCGGGTTGTTGTCGTTGAACGGATCCGTGAGGAGCCGGCGGTTCTTCTTGGAGAAGAGCGGCTCCTTCGGTTCGATTGGTTTAAGCTCCGCCGGAGCGGTGGCCGTTTCCGTACTCATAGACTGCTACCCTACGATCTGACTTTTTTGAAATAAGGGGCGTAGTTCTTCAGTTCGTTCGCGAACATCCGAGTTACACCGTTCGACGTCATCGTGGCGCCCGACAGGCCGTCGACGGCGTGCGGCTGGTTGGAGGTGTCGTGCCCCGAACCTTTGAGCACGCGGATCGACTGGAGCGTGCCCGCGTCGTCAAACAGTTGCTTGCCGTTGTACCGCTGCTCGAACTTGCTGTCGGTGATCTCGGCGCCCAGGCCCGGCGTTTCCTTTTCGTGTCCGAAAACCACGCCGTGCACGGTGTTCAGGTCCTCGTCGAGGGCCAGGAACGCGCTGATCGGCCCCCAGAGGCCATTTCCCTGCAGCGGCACGATGTAGTTCGTGCGATCTCCGTTCTTATAGATGAAGATCGGGAGCTGGCGTTCCGCCGGATCCTTCTTTGACTCCTTTTTAATATCGAGCGCGAAGGCGCTGGCGCCCGGCACGACATCGCCCGAGGCGTTGACGACGACTTCCTCGATGTACTGGTTGTAGTCGGCTTCGGCGGTCGCAGGATTGACATCCATGACGCTCTGCAGGATGGCGATGCGCTTCGCCTGCGCTTCGTTCGCCTCCTGGAGCGGGCGTAGCCCCGTAGCGGCGAGCGCGAGGGCGACCGCCACGAGGGCCGTCACGCCTAACGCGTAGAGAAACGTATAGCTATTTGAGTGCACGGCTGAGCCTCCGTTTGATATTGCCCTGGACGACGATGTGATCGATGGTCGGCGCGAACACGTTCATCAGCAGAATCGCGAGCATCCAGCCTTCAGGATAGGCCGGGTTGAGCACGCGGATGATCATGCCGAAAACGCCGATCAGCAGTCCGTAGATGTATTTGCCCCGGGTGGTCTGCGCCGCCGTCACCGGGTCGGTCGCCATGAACACCGTGGCGAAGAGCATGCTGCCCATGAAAATGTGGTAGTGGGGCGGCACGCCGTGGTAGGGGGCGATGCCCGTCAGCGAGAAGACGACGGCGGTCACGTACGCGCCGGCGAGCACGCTCGCCATGATCCGCCAGCTGCCGATGCCCGTCACCAGGAGGATCAGCGCGCCGATGCCGATGGCGATCGCGGACGTCTCGCCGATGGAGCCCGGGATCGTGCCTGTGATGAAGCTCGTCAGGTCGTACGTCACATGTTTCACCGCGGCGAGGCCGG encodes:
- a CDS encoding FAD:protein FMN transferase — translated: MIRYAILLAGLCFIHACAPAPAPAPLIELTGRTMGTTYSIRYAGPAERQERDHAGIDSLLAAVNQSLSTYIPTSTISRLNSSNDTSAPFPIDAHFRRVFVASRSIYEATNGAFNPAVGPLVEAWGFGPERRQSMSREHVDSLLALVRFDAFQLTPDSLHVRKAIPNAHLDFSAIAKGYGVDEVGRYLDARGVTSYFVEIGGEVVVRGRHPAGRPWRVGIDRPEEDAAERTLQTVVLLEDAGMATSGNYRNFYVLDGQKYAHTIDPTTGYPARSTLLSATIVAADCMTADGYATAAMVMGDSALAFLESRNELEGYLVTAGADTAFVEHMTSGFAPLIAPNAP
- the nqrF gene encoding NADH:ubiquinone reductase (Na(+)-transporting) subunit F — translated: MDLLNLLPVALASVGAFVAVILVLVGLLILAKEKLMPSGDVTLVINGDDEHALKIKPGTSLLSTLAEQTIFLPSACGGGGTCAMCRCQVLEGGGDVLPTEMNHLSRKEAQENWRLACQVKVKQDMKIRVPEEIFGIKKWECTVVSNDNVATFIKEFVVRLPEGETLHFESGGYIQIDVPPIEIEFKDMVVQERFREDWDKFNLWTLKMKNDEPIFRAYSMANHPAEGNIIMLNIRIATPPWDRAKNQWMDVNPGICSSFVFSRKPGDKVTISGPYGEFFIKETNKEMVYIGGGAGMAPLRSHIFHLFHTLKTDRKVSYWYGGRSTRELFYTDHFRDIEEKFPNFSYHIALSEPLPSDNWTGPVGFIHQVVLNEYLSKHPEPEEIEYYLCGPPLMLKAVMNMLDNLGVPSSNIAFDDFG
- the nqrE gene encoding NADH:ubiquinone reductase (Na(+)-transporting) subunit E, encoding MDLVNIFIRSAFIENMILAYFLGMCSFLAVSKSVKTAFGLGLAVIFVLGITVPINWLVDTFLLKEGALGAFSESLASVDLSFLQFIVFIAVIASMVQLVEIIVERFFPALYTSLGIFLPLITVNCSILGGALFMVEREYTFTESAVFGIGAGFGFFLAIVAIAAIRERLRYAHIPAPLRGLGIAFIITGLMGIAFMSFAGIQL
- a CDS encoding NADH:ubiquinone reductase (Na(+)-transporting) subunit D; protein product: MSTETATAPAELKPIEPKEPLFSKKNRRLLTDPFNDNNPITVQILGVCSALAVTTQMKSAFVMALSVTVVVGLSNLTISLIRNTIPSRIRMIVQLTVIAALVVLVDQVLKAYVYDISRQLSVYIGLIITNCIVMGRLEAFAMANRPWPSLLDGLGNGVGYGAILLVVAFFRELFGSGSLFGFQLIPQAFYDMGYVNNGVMLTSAAAMFIIGIIIWVQRSVNAKLVDVS
- the nqrC gene encoding NADH:ubiquinone reductase (Na(+)-transporting) subunit C; the protein is MHSNSYTFLYALGVTALVAVALALAATGLRPLQEANEAQAKRIAILQSVMDVNPATAEADYNQYIEEVVVNASGDVVPGASAFALDIKKESKKDPAERQLPIFIYKNGDRTNYIVPLQGNGLWGPISAFLALDEDLNTVHGVVFGHEKETPGLGAEITDSKFEQRYNGKQLFDDAGTLQSIRVLKGSGHDTSNQPHAVDGLSGATMTSNGVTRMFANELKNYAPYFKKVRS